The segment TACCTCTGATCGTTGGTCTGCCCTTGCTATCGAATCTGTAGCGCGCAAAAATATCATCAGCGGCTATGGCGATAACACATATAAACCTGAAAAATATATGTCTCGCCAAGAATTCGCTGTAGTAGCAGACAACTACATTCACTACTTAGGATACACAACAGAGGATCCAACAGCACTTGATAGTATTGCTTATGGAGACCAAAAATTCGTAGCTCCTTGGGCTCAAGACGCAGTGCGTGAACTTGCATACCTTGGCTTCACAAACTACGCTCCTGGCACATTATTCAACCCTGAAAAATATGTAACTCGTGCTGAAGCAGCTGAGATTGCATACCGCATGACACAAACAGAGCAAGCACTTGCCTTCCACAATACATTGTTCAAACAACAAGTAGAAAGCAAAACAGCTACTATTATCGACAAAACATTAGGCTATGGCAATGACTTCACTAAATTCCGTCAAGACGGTGCCCTCTTCTGGGATGGTGGGAAATTACATGCTTCTTTAACAGATAAGAAAAAAGCTGATGCTGTTGCGCATGCAATTTCTGAAACTCAAGATCCACAACTTGAAAGTGCTCTTGTAGTATCTCAAGGCAAATTAAATCAAGCGCAACTTGAAGATTATCAATCCGATGCTCTTGATTTATACAAAGCTAAAGAGCCAAAAGGTAATATCATTTCCATCCGTCCTAATGACGATACAAGCGCTCTTATCATCACAGCAGACTCCGTTCAAAAGGACACTGTGAAAGCTTTCAAAAAGAAATTCAAAAACAATGTAGTCGTAGAATTACCACAACCAGAGACAGTAAAAGCGGATGCAGCAATCCAATTCCCATTGCCTCCACGCGTAAACTACTACGATACAACAAATAAATAATTAAATAAACTCAATAACAAAAAGCCGTGTTCTTACACGGCTTTTTGTTGTATCCCCATCAAAATGTATGATAAGACTACTATTAAATCTATAATGCAAAAAAAAGAACCGCCCCTAAAGGAGCGGTTCTTTCACAATTAAACAGCTGTTACTATACACACATAATCGAATTCACACAGTTCGATTATTTTTTTGTTACATCATTTTGGCGGTCACGTAGATTACCAACTGGTACATATACGGTACCTGCACTGTGGATTGTATCCACGTCTTGTTGCATTACCATTACAACAGAATAGTCATCAGTTGTGTAGAATTCAGTAGGCATTTTGTCGATGTTTACTTCGCCGCCCAATTGATTCTTCACATCTTGATTATTCTCAATAGCATTCACTAATTCTTTTTTGTTAAGACCACCAAGGTCATACAAGGATAATTGACGACCTGTTGTAGTGTTGAATGTGAAGCCTTTTACATAGTTGACGCCATTAGCATCACGATCACGCATTGTGTACGTATGAATCAATACACTGAAGATACCATTTTTGTCTGTTTTAACATCGTAGTACATAACTACATTTGTTTTATCAGATTCTTTGGTATTCATTTTTTCTACGTCGTTTTGTACTTTAGCAACGTATTTTTTGATAGTATTATTGATTGCTTTTTCTACAATTGGGCTAACAGATTTAACTGTTGGGAACA is part of the Veillonella nakazawae genome and harbors:
- a CDS encoding S-layer homology domain-containing protein, producing MYKNTPYVLRALVLGTLLATTGLSFVSANTTTHAPAVASTKAEASTVVNTKAVTPKTDASNVEATKVESPKFDAAKAATPMVVNTSIGTPQDIQKIRAHIFSDVPSDFWAANSISTVTKANLMKGYSDGTFRPNQPMTREEVAALFNNITDDGTAAFLSTKFKDITSDRWSALAIESVARKNIISGYGDNTYKPEKYMSRQEFAVVADNYIHYLGYTTEDPTALDSIAYGDQKFVAPWAQDAVRELAYLGFTNYAPGTLFNPEKYVTRAEAAEIAYRMTQTEQALAFHNTLFKQQVESKTATIIDKTLGYGNDFTKFRQDGALFWDGGKLHASLTDKKKADAVAHAISETQDPQLESALVVSQGKLNQAQLEDYQSDALDLYKAKEPKGNIISIRPNDDTSALIITADSVQKDTVKAFKKKFKNNVVVELPQPETVKADAAIQFPLPPRVNYYDTTNK